One Candidatus Parvarchaeota archaeon DNA segment encodes these proteins:
- a CDS encoding CTP synthase, protein MSAGKRKYIVILGSLMSGLGKGILSSSIAKILQSKGLSVVPIKFDGYLNVDCGTMNPFRHGEVFVLDDGTECDMDFGTYERFLNIDLTGMCSITGGKLFKRIIEKERAGGYLGRDVQIVPHLTDEIKSWVKSTGEQATADVVLIEVGGTVGDLENGYFIEAMRQLSFEESTLFIQLTYVHSLSQGELKTKPTQHANRLIASMGIRPSIIVCREDEPLTKEAREKIALYCNIEPECVFDDPKVDTIYELPQILEKQKFGEVLMKELNISNGEDGLRKWRSLVEKIKNPKNTVRIAIAGKYTAVKDAYVSVTEALVHAGAHNDSRIEVRWIETSEIEDGKPVEDLLKSCDGLIVPGGFGKRGVEGKIKCIEYARKNGMPYLGLCLGLQMMTIEWARNVAGLKDANSTEFDESTKHPVIDFLPEQRKIKEKGATMRLGAWECDVAKGTHAHKLYGCDKAGSRISERHRHRWEVNNDYLETLMKSGFVIAGKSPDGTIIEMVEWPQNGTGGTTSGFGAATQAHPELKSRLEKPAPLFVGLVEACLKRQQEKK, encoded by the coding sequence ATGAGTGCAGGAAAAAGGAAATACATTGTCATATTGGGCTCGCTCATGTCCGGCCTTGGCAAGGGCATACTGTCTTCTTCTATTGCAAAAATCCTCCAGTCCAAGGGCTTGTCTGTTGTCCCAATCAAGTTTGACGGATACCTCAATGTTGACTGCGGCACAATGAATCCCTTTCGCCACGGTGAGGTGTTTGTGCTTGACGACGGGACCGAGTGCGACATGGACTTTGGGACTTATGAGCGGTTTTTGAATATCGACCTGACTGGCATGTGCAGCATAACAGGCGGCAAGCTTTTCAAGCGGATTATTGAGAAGGAGCGTGCAGGCGGTTATCTGGGAAGGGATGTCCAGATTGTACCGCATTTGACAGATGAGATCAAATCCTGGGTGAAAAGCACAGGGGAGCAGGCTACGGCAGATGTTGTGCTAATTGAAGTTGGAGGCACGGTTGGAGATTTGGAAAACGGCTACTTTATCGAGGCGATGCGCCAGTTGTCTTTTGAGGAATCCACGCTTTTTATCCAGCTTACTTATGTCCACAGCTTGTCGCAAGGCGAGCTTAAAACAAAACCCACACAGCATGCAAACAGGCTTATCGCCTCCATGGGGATACGGCCCAGCATTATTGTTTGCCGTGAAGATGAGCCACTGACAAAAGAGGCTAGGGAAAAAATAGCGCTTTACTGCAATATAGAGCCTGAGTGTGTTTTTGACGACCCGAAGGTTGATACGATTTACGAACTGCCGCAGATACTTGAAAAACAGAAGTTTGGCGAAGTTCTAATGAAAGAGCTCAATATATCAAACGGCGAGGATGGGTTGCGAAAATGGCGCAGCCTGGTTGAAAAAATCAAGAATCCGAAAAACACGGTACGAATTGCAATAGCCGGAAAGTACACTGCAGTTAAAGATGCTTATGTCAGCGTGACGGAAGCACTTGTGCATGCTGGCGCACATAACGATTCAAGAATTGAGGTTAGGTGGATTGAGACAAGTGAAATTGAAGATGGAAAGCCTGTTGAGGACCTGCTAAAAAGCTGCGATGGGTTGATTGTGCCAGGCGGATTTGGCAAGCGCGGCGTTGAAGGAAAAATTAAGTGCATTGAGTATGCAAGGAAAAATGGCATGCCGTATTTAGGATTGTGCTTGGGGCTGCAGATGATGACTATTGAGTGGGCGCGAAATGTTGCAGGACTCAAGGATGCAAACTCAACTGAGTTTGACGAGTCAACAAAGCACCCTGTGATTGACTTTTTGCCAGAACAGCGAAAAATAAAGGAAAAGGGAGCTACAATGAGGCTTGGGGCTTGGGAGTGCGATGTTGCAAAAGGAACCCATGCGCACAAGCTATATGGCTGTGACAAGGCGGGAAGCAGGATATCTGAGCGGCACAGGCACAGGTGGGAAGTCAATAATGATTATCTTGAGACACTGATGAAAAGCGGTTTTGTGATTGCAGGAAAATCGCCGGATGGAACAATAATTGAAATGGTAGAATGGCCGCAGAACGGAACTGGCGGCACAACTTCGGGGTTTGGAGCTGCAACACAGGCGCACCCTGAACTTAAATCCAGGCTTGAAAAGCCAGCTCCACTTTTTGTAGGATTGGTTGAAGCGTGCCTGAAGCGACAGCAGGAAAAGAAATAG